In the genome of Nitrospiria bacterium, the window AGAAAATCGATGACGGTATTGATGAACAGGCCGTAGTTGATGGTCGCACCGCCGGCCGCCTTCGCCTCGGCCAGCGTCCGATAGGGCTGTCCGGATAGACTCAAAAACAGTCCGGAAAAATCCACATTGCCGACCAGGAGGCCGATGGGCGGCATCAAGATATCGTTGACCAGCGAGCTGACGATCTTCCCGAAGGCCGCGCCGATGATGATCCCGACGGCCATGTCGATGGCGTTCCCCTTTATCGCGAATTCCTTGAATTCTTTCAGCATGGGTGCCCCCTCCTCGTGGTTGCGGTATTCAATTTATATCGGATCTGAATCGGAATGGCGCAAAACGATATCGAAACTAAACAAAGCGCATCAGGTTGTTTCCTGCGGAACCACACGCCGCGCAACGGTCAGAAAGGCCGAATGCGCCACCATGCGGTGGTCGGGGCGGACGGAGCGTCCGTCGATATTCCAGGTGCGAAGAAGCGTCTCGAAGGATTCTATGAACCCGAAACCCTTCTCGGCCCGGAGGGCCGCGACGACCTGCTGGACTTGAGGAACGGTCGGGAGCAGACAGAGAAAAACTCCGCCCGGACGAAGGGCCGTGACGGCATGCGGAACCACATGCCAGGGTTCCGGAAGGTCGAGCACCAAGCGGTCCACCGGTCCGTCCTCGATCCCTTCGTAAATATTTTTCAGCCGTACAACGAGATTCGTCGTCGGCCCCAGAAATTGGTTGATGTTCTCCTGGGCCCGCTTGGCGAAGTCCTCGCGGATCTCATAGGAAATCACAAAACCTTTCTCCCCCACGGACCGAAGCAGCGCCATCGTGAGCGCGCCGGAGCCGATTCCGGCCTCCAAAACCTTCGCGCCGGGGTAGATATCGGCCCACATCAGGATCAGTCCGAGGTCTTTGGGGTAGATCACCTGTGCGCCGCGCGGCATTTTAAGGACATACTCGGCGAGCGTCGGTCGGAGGGCGATGAAAGGCGTCCCGCGGGAGGTTCGGACCGAAACGCCCTCCGGCCGGCCGATCAGATCGTCATGCGAAAACCGCTCGCCGCTGAACTGGAAGACGCCGCCCTTTTGCAGCACCACGCTGTACCGCCGGCCTTTGTTACTGACGAGATGGATGCGATCCCCGGGGCGCAGGGCTGTCATGTCGCGGCCTTTACCTTTTCCAAAATCCGGCAGTAGGAGCAGATCGCTCCCGTGGTCGGTTGGCCGCAGCGGGTGCAGGATTGAATCTTTTCGTCTTCGCGAAACAGGTCTTCCCCTCTGCGTCGCTCCAGAAAACCGAAGTAGAAGGCCTGCTTCGTCCCGGGGGCGTCCGCCTCGAGCCGGTTCAAGACCTCCTTGTTCACGAGCATCTTGGACCCGACGCTCATCGGGCATTCCTCGATCACGTAGTCGATCTTGTTGACGACCGCATAGGCCGTGATCTCGCGCTCGGCCAGGCGGTAGAGCGGCTTGACTTTTTTTACCAACTTTTCATGGGTGGAGGGAAGCGCCGGCGACTGCTTGGCGAGATAATCCTCCTGCCACCGAAGGAGATTGCCCAAGAGACGGGACGCCTCGTCGTCCAAATTGTGGCCCGTCGCCAGGACGTCGAATCCACGGTCGCGAGCAATCCGGTTGAAATTGTACCGCTTCATCACCCCGCAGGCGGAACAGGGACTCCGGTCGGTCAGGTCGGCGAGTTCCAGCACCCCGGCTCCCTCTTCCTCTTTGAGAGAATGAACGATCAGCTCGACGGAGCGGGACCGGGCGAAGTCGGCCGTTTTCCGGTGGGAGGCCTCGGAATAATCTCCGATGCCCTGCTGGATATGCAGACCGGCCGTGTCATAGCCCAGGCGAATCAGAATGTCCCACAGCGTGAGGCTGTCTTTTCCACCCGAAACGGCCACCAGAATCCGGTCGGCGCGTTCGAACATCTTCTGGTCATGGATCGCCCGCCGGACCTGCTCGAGGACGTAATCGTTCAGGCAAGCGGCGCAAACCGAGGTGTTATGCCGCGGCATTTTCAGAACGGCCTTCCCGCCGCATCGTCGGCAGCGCAAGCTACGGATCTCCTCTATTCACAGGCAAAAGCGGGTCCTGTCCTTCAGCAGCCCCACCGTGCTCGCCACCCCGCCCGGTGTAGGGACCCCGGCTGCGCTCGGTGGGGCGCCCCGCTTCGGCCACCCGCTTTTGCAGTTATCCCCCCGATATCACCGGCCGTATCTCGATCATATCGTCCTCCCGCAGCGCTTCGTCTTCCGTGACCAGCTCATCGCCCCGGAGGACCAACACGGCCTCCGGCAGAAGATCCAGTCTCTTCAACAGCTGGCCGACGGTCTTGGGCCCCTTGATCTCGGTTTCCCGTTTCGGATGCTGCAAGAGGATACGCATGCGGGCATCATACTCCCAAGTCCACCCCGTTTTCAACGGTTGACAGAAAAAAAGGTTAATGGCACAATTTGTTCGATGCTCGACCGAGAGACCGTTCTCGCCATCCTGAAAACAAAGCTGGACATCGCCCCTGCAAACGTCGCCATCCGCGCGCTTCCAGGGGACGCCTCCAACCGGTCCTACTACCGTCTTCATTACACAAATCGGGATGGTCCGGCCACGCTGATCCTCATGGAGCTGGCCGAACCGGAGGCGTTCAAGAAATCGGAAGAGGCCGTATCGGCCTCGACGGTCCGGGTCGACGAAATCCCGTATGTCAACATTCTCCGCCATCTGGCCCGATCGGACGTCGCCGTCCCGAAACTCCATTATTATGATCCCAAGGCCGGTCTACTTTTTCTGGAAGACCTGGGAGACCAAACGCTGGAAAAGGAGTTGAAGGCCCGCACGGCCGAGGAAATCCGACGGTACTACCGGCTCGCCATCGATGAACTGTTGAAGATCCAGGGACCGGCGACCCACGATCGAAACACGAACTGCATCGCCTTCGGCCGCGCCTTCGACATGCCTCTTTTCATGTGGGAATTCGATCATTTTCTCGAGTACGGGATCGAGGCCCGGACCGGGGCTTCGATCAACCCGGGCGACCGGGAAACCATTCGCGGGGAATTTTTAAAGATCAGCGAAACATTGGCCAGGGAACCCCGGGTCCTTACGCACCGGGACTACCACAGCCGCAATTTGATGGTCCATGGGGAGCGTATCTGGCTGCTGGATTTTCAGGATGCCCTGATGGGCCCGTGTGTCTACGATCTGGCCTCCCTGCTGAGAGATTCTTATGCCGTTCTTCCGGAACCGGTGGTGGACGACCTGATCAATTATTTCCTGGATCGGCGGTCGGAATGGAACAACAAGGGTTTGCAAAGACCGGAGCGGGCTCCCTTTCGCAAGCTGTTCGATCTCATGAGCCTCCAGCGGAACCTGAAAGCGGCCGGACGGTTTGTCTATATTGATATCGTGAAAAAAAGGCCTCATCTTCTTCCCTATATACCCCAGACGCTGGGATATGTTTGGCGCAATCTGAATCGATACGAGGAGTTGAAGAAGCTGAGGGATGTCCTTCAACCTTATGTGGCGGAATTTCAATAAATGAAAGCGATGATCCTGGCCGCCGGCCTGGGGACCCGCCTCAGGCCCTTAACGGACAATCTGCCGAAACCGCTCCTCCCGCTCGAGGATAGACCTTTGATCGAGTATACGCTGCGGCTGCTTCGAAAATACGGGCTGAGGGAGGTCGTCATCAACCTGCACTACCAGGGGGAAAAAATCGTGCAGGCCCTGGGAGACGGATCCCGATGGGGAATGAAGATCCGGTATTCGGAAGAACCCCAGATCCTGGGAACCGGCGGCGGAATCAAAAAAATGGCCCGCTTCTTCTCCGACGAACCTTTTCTGGTGATCAACAGCGACATCTTGGTGGAGATCCGCTTGGACCGGCTCGTCGAATTTCATCAGCGCCAAAATGGCACGGCCACCCTGGTCCTGAGGGAAGATCCGGAGGTCGATTCATGGGGAGCGGTCGGCATCGACCCGCAGCGCCGGATCCGCCAATTTCTGGGCCGACCGGATTGGACGGGAAAGGCCCTTGCCAAAAGGATGTTCGCCGGCATCCACGTGATGGATCCCCGCGTCCTCTCCTATATCCCCGATCAAGGTTTCTCCACCATCATCGATGCCTATCTGGAGATGCTTCAAAAGGGGGAGCGGCTTCTCGGTCACGAGTTCGGGGATTATTGGATGGACATCGGTACACCGGAACGCTATCGTAAAGCGCAGGAGGATTTAAAAGGGAAAAGGGTGCGGCTGTCCTACATGCAGGGGGGCTAAACCTTACCCTTGGTCAATTCCCCCCCGTCGCTCAACTCGATGCGGTTTCTTCCCGCCCGTTTGGCTTTATACAGGGCGAAATCGGCGGATCGAATGAGATCCTCCTTGGAGGCGATCAAGGAATCGGGAAGCCCGGAAATTCCGATGCTGATTGTGATGATCCGGTCCGGCGGAAACCCTGGAAAACGGAGCGAGGAAACGCTTTCAAGGATTCGGGTGGCGGGTTTAATCGCCTCGTTCGGGCGGGTCTTGGGGAGCAAGAGAACGAACTCCTCTCCTCCGTATCGAGCCGCCACCTCGATCAATCGCACGCTCTGTTTCAGAATCCCTGCGATTTCGACCAGGACCTTGTCCCCGATCGGATGGCCGAAGGAATCGTTGATTTCCTTGAAATGGTCGATATCCATCATGAGACAGCTAAAGGGTTCGTTAAATCGCTTGGCGCGAGAGAACTCTCGATCCAGCAGTTCGAAGAAATGCCGTCGATTGTAAAGTCCGGTGCCGGCGTCCGTAATCGCCCTCTGTCTGACATCCAGCAATTGATTTTCGAGTTGATCATTGGCGCCCCGAAGCTCGTCTTCCCGCATTTTTGTCCGCAGGCAAACCTGAATCCGTGCCAGCAACTCTTTATCGCTGAACGGCTTGGGAACGTAATCATCCGCTCCGATCTGCAAACCGGCCACTTTGTCTTCCACCGAGCCCTTGGAGGTCAGCATAATGACGGGTACGGAACGGGTCGACTCGTCCCGCTTCAACCACTGGCAGATCTGTGCTCCGGAAAAATCAGGAAGGACGACATCCAATAAAACAAGATCGATGGGTTGGGTCTTGGCCAATCGGAATCCGGTCCCTCCATTCTCGGCCAATATGACTTCATGGCCGCCCGCCTCCACGACAGCCTGGGTTTGTTTGGCTTGGAGGGGATTATCCTCGATTAAGAGTATTCTGGCCTTCGACATCACATGCCTCGGTGTATCACGGGAAATCGATCGGGAGGAAGTTTAACGGATCTTACGGGTTTTACATGGACAGTTCCATCCCAATCCTATTTTTAGTATAACAGAACTCCCCCTCCTGTCAAACCACAAAGGAAGCCTAACCAATTGAATTAAAATAAATTTCTTATAATGCCGCAACGACTTTCTGGAGGCGGACCGATACTTCCTGGGCAATAGGTTCCAGCAGGGGGTTATCGATCCGGCTGAGCGCGACGATCGGATTGATCGCCGAGACCACGGTCTTTCCTATTTCGTTTTCATAAACAATCACGTTGCAGGGGAGAAACAATCCCAGTTCGGTTTCTTGACTCAGGGCCCGATAGGCGAGGTTCGGATTGCATGCCCCCAAAATCTTGTATTTTTTGAAATCCACCCCCAGCTTTTTTTTGAGCGTTTCTTTGACGTCGATTTCGGTGAGCACCCCGAAACCTTCTTTTTTAAGCTCCTCCGCAATCTTCACCAAGGCTTCTTCGTAGGGAACGTTCACCGTTTTGGAATAGCCGTATTGATGTTCGGTCTTCATGATTTTCTCCTCTGATTGAAGGATGGTTTTCGTTTCGCGGGTCGGGCGCGTCCTTGAACGGCCCGTTTATAGTCCTGCGCGTACCGGACATAGTTGCTTGCGGCTTTCAGAATATAGTCGCGTTGTTCGGGACGGATGGGCTGAATGGGCCGGCCGGGAATCCCCGTGACCAGGAAACCGGGAGGGATAACCGTATTTTCGGTCACCACCGCGCCGGCGCCGATCAGCGCGTTCTCGCCGATGACGGCACCGTTCAAGACGACCGCTCCGATCCCGATCATCGCTCCGTCCTTGACGGTGGCCCCATGCACCATCGCGCCGTGGCCGATCGTGACGCGGCTTCCGATCACACAGGGAAATCCGTGTCCGACATGAAGAACCGCCCCATCCTGGATGTTGGTCTCTTCCCCCACGCGAATGGGGGCGATATCGCCGCGAACCACGGCCGAGAACCAGACGCTGGAGGACTTTCCGATCGAAACGTCGCCCACAACGGTGGCCGTTTCTGCGATGAAGACCGAGGGATCGATCTTATTGCGAGACGGGCTGGAGGGGGAAGGCATGCAACCTCTCTTATCGGACGGTCCGGTAGCACCGTGCCAATCGGGCCGGGGAGACGCCCAGATAATAAAGCACCACATAGATCTGGTTGCGCAACGTGGTGTAACCCGCCCCTTCTTTGTCCCACCGTCGGGATGAAGTCACGATCGGTCGGGACAGCAACTTGACTTTCCCCAGGCTCTTGAGTCGTCGGGCGAACTCGAGATCCTCCATGATCGGAATTTCAGGATACCCGCCCGACTGTTCAAAGACCGACCGGCGCACGAAGATTCCCTGGTCCCCGTATGGGATCCCGGTCAGGCGGGTCCGCCAATTGGCCGCCGCCGCCACAAGGCGCAGGATCCTTCGTGGGGAATCAATCCCCAGACGGAAAGCTCCCCACAAAACGTCGGGATCTTCAAGCGCCCGGATCAGTTCACGAAAAGCGTCATCCGATAAACAAGAATCCGCATGAAGAAACACAAACACCTCGCCGGCCGCCGCGCGGGCTCCGGCATTCATCTGCCGGCCCCGGCCGGCCTCCGTCAACAGAACCTTATCCGCATACGGTCCGGCCAACGCCCGCGTGTCATCCGAACTGTGTCCGTCGACAACGATCCGTTCCAGACCATCCCGTTTCGACAAGGCCGCCATTGTCTTCTCGATGACCGTGGCTTCATTGAGCGTCGGGATGATGACGGAGATACGCGGTACCATGGCGTTGGCCTCGGGGCGATTTACTTCAGCGCCAGGTAATGTTCCGGATTCTTGTCGAACTTCTCCTTGCAGCTCTTCGCGCAGAAATAATACGTCGTGCCTTTATAAACGGAATTCCCCGCCGCCTTTTTCTCGTCGATCATCATCCCGCAGACCGGATCCTTTTCCACGATGGCTCCTTTTCTAATAAGATTAGAACGGATGAATTCATCTTGCTCTTTGTGTGCATCCCGCATCCCGGGAGAAAGTTACACGGATCAGGGGGAAGACATCCTCAAAACTTGTTCAGCACCAACCCCGTCAGCGGCTTGGGATAGAAATAAGTGGATTTCTGCGGCATGCGGTCTCCGACCAGGACCACGTCCCGCACCTGTCGGATCTTGGTCGGATTGAGGAAGAAGGCCAGACCGGCCGAACGGCTTTGGACCGCCTTGATCGCCTTCTCTTCGTCTTTGACAAACTGGACCTGACCTTCCTTCTTGGCCGCGGGGTCGGTAATCCCCAATGCGCCTTCCAGGATGTTTTTTTGAAAGATCGAAACATCCAACCCCTCCAGAGCCTTGGAGGTCTTGGGCGCAAACTCCGGTTTCAGCTTCAATAAATGAAAAGAGGGCTCGCTCCCGGCGTACAGGCCGAAGACGGTCGCGGATTGGCCCGCCTTCGACATCTCCTCGAAAAGTTTTTTCCGAACCCGGGATTCCGTGGTGTTATTGAAGTCCATATGGGTCACGTCAAACGACTGCGCCAACCGATGCTTCAGGGTTTTTAGATCGCAGGGCAGCGGGTTCAGGATGACTCGGTGAATCGGCAGCAGCGAGATGCCGGCGTCATCCATGTTGGAGCAGAAAATAAAAACGGCCTCGTACGGTTTTGGCCCCGGGGAGGGATCCTTGGCCCTCATTTCGCCCATGAAGGTCAGGGCCGTCTCATAGCGATGATGGCCGTCCGCAATAAACAGGGGATGATCCTTCATGGAGTCGCACAGGGTATCCACCACAGACGGCGTTGAAATCTTCCAGAGCCGGTGGCGGATCTCCTCTTCGCCGACGATATTGATCAGCGGATGGGCTTCATCGACCGAACGTTCCAACCCGGCGATCCGATCACCGCCCGGGTCGGAATAAAGCATGAAAATGGGACTGGTGTTGGCTTGGCAGGCTCGCATCAGCCGGAGGCGATCCTGTTTGGCCTTTGGAAAGGTAAACTCGTGCGGAAAAATCTTTCCTTTTCCGATTTCCTCCAGTTGAACCAGAGAAAAGAAACCCTTCAGTGTTTTCTTCTCCTGGGTCGGCAAAAGGTAATCGAGTTTGTATAAATACAGGGACGGCTCGGAATCCCTTTCGAGCACTCCCTGTTTAACCCAATCTTTCAAATACGCCGCGGCCCGGGTGTAGCGGTTGTTTGTCGGACTGTCGTCGGGGTTCTCCTTGCCCAATTCCACCCGAATGATGTTGTACTCGTGGGCGTGATAATAGCGGTCCTGTGCCGGGCCATCGATGACGTCGTACGGCGGGCAGACCGCCTTGCGAAGATCTTTGACCTTATTGGCATTGAAACGAAGGCCTTGAAACGGTAAGAGAACAGCCATCGGAACCCTCCGAAACGATGATCGAAGCTCCCACCCGGTAAAACGGCGTGGAACCTCCGCCGGGAAAGGGACTAAACCTAAGATTTTATTTCGGCCTCTCCCCGGCCCGAACGGACCGGGAACGCGGCCGATGCGCCATCAGCGGAACCGCTGCACGGTAAAAGAGTAAAGCTCGACCGCCTCATCGGTCATGATGCCGGCCTTCTGCTTCGCCTCCCGGATCTGTTGCTCTGCCGTCTGGATACCGTCCAGATCCGGCAGCAACAAGCCGCGCCTCGGACCCTGTACAACCAAGATCCCCAATCGCCGGGGATCCAAGTCCTGCGCGGCGGTTGGGACCGGAATCGAAAGAATGTCCACCGAACAGTCGATCTCCTTCAACTCCGGCAAGATCACGGGACTAAAACGGGGGTCGCGGGTGGCCGAGGCAATCGCGTTATGAACCACCTCTTCGGCCACCGTAGCCCGCGCGGGCTCATAGGTACCCACACAACCGCGCAATTGGCCGTTTTTCTTCAGGCAAACAAACGTGCCCGCGGGCCGGGAAAAAGCCCCGGCCAGGGAAACGGGTGGCGGCATCACGATCCGCCGGCTCAGATATTCATGGATGGCTTCTTGGGCTAATTCAACCAACGGATGGGGTTTGGGTGCTTGCATCGGAGTCGATCGCGGAATCAATGATCGCGGGAGACGACATAATCCGCGACCACTTCCATCGCCGCTTTGTGGACGGAAGGGCCGAACGATTCCAAGATACCGGCGGACTTTTGGATGTATCCCCGGGCCACGGAAAACGCGTACTCGATGGATCCATGACGGTGCATCAGGTCCAGGATCTCATCAAATTGTTTATCGGACGATTCGTTCACCCCGAAGGTATGAGTGACCCGATCCTTCTCTTCATCCGAACAATTCCGCAGCAGATGAATCAGGGGGAGCGTGACTTTGCCTTCCCGGAGATCCGCCCCGAGCGTCTTACCCAGCCGCTGCGTCTGGGCGATATAATCCAACGTGTCATCCGCAACCTGGAAGGCCATTCCGAGGTTTTGTCCGAATTGATACAGGGCCTCTTTCTGTTCGGGTGATCCGCCGCTCACAACCCCTCCCAGATGACAGGATACGGCGATCAGGCTGGCCGTTTTATGTTGGATGATTCGAAGGTAGTCCGACTCGGTAATCGCCAAGTCGCTGTTGTAGGCATGCTGGACCATCTCTCCCTCAATCATCTGGGAACACGCCCTTTGCAGATTGAGGTTCACTTCCTGGTTGTTCAGGCTCAGGCCGTTGGCCACGGCCGTGGCATAAAGGTAATCCCCGACCAGAATGCTCGCGTGGTTTCCCCACAGCGTTCGCACCGTTTTTTTCCCCCGCCGAAGGTTCCCTTCATCGATCACGTCGTCGTGAAGCAGCGTGGCGGTGTGAATGAATTCCACGACGGCCGCCAGCAAAATATGGTCTTCGCCCGGTGACGGACAGAGCTTGGACGACAGGATCATCAGAAGCGGCCGGATTCGTTTGCCGCCGCTGTTGAGGATATACTGCGCCACCTGATTGATGAGCGGAACTTCCGACGAAAGGTTTTTTTGGATCTGCGCCTCCACCTTCAGCAGGTCCGGACGGTATCGCTCCCAGATGTCTTGAATGGTTGGAAAAGACGAGGTTTTCTTGGATGGAAGCATACGCAGATAGTAGGCCAGGGGTAATGATTTGTCAAGACAAAACTGGCAAGCTCCGCCGCTTTCCTTGACACCCATCCGGCGGCTGCGTATGATGCGTTTATGGAAAACGGGCGACAGGAAATGGCCCTGAAAGGCCGTTGTGTCACTTTCCTGGTGGGTC includes:
- the mscL gene encoding large conductance mechanosensitive channel protein MscL, giving the protein MLKEFKEFAIKGNAIDMAVGIIIGAAFGKIVSSLVNDILMPPIGLLVGNVDFSGLFLSLSGQPYRTLAEAKAAGGATINYGLFINTVIDFLIVSFVIFMLIRQINRLKKEPAAQPAAPTTRDCPYCFSAISIKATRCPHCTAQVERAK
- a CDS encoding tRNA (adenine-N1)-methyltransferase is translated as MTALRPGDRIHLVSNKGRRYSVVLQKGGVFQFSGERFSHDDLIGRPEGVSVRTSRGTPFIALRPTLAEYVLKMPRGAQVIYPKDLGLILMWADIYPGAKVLEAGIGSGALTMALLRSVGEKGFVISYEIREDFAKRAQENINQFLGPTTNLVVRLKNIYEGIEDGPVDRLVLDLPEPWHVVPHAVTALRPGGVFLCLLPTVPQVQQVVAALRAEKGFGFIESFETLLRTWNIDGRSVRPDHRMVAHSAFLTVARRVVPQETT
- a CDS encoding TIGR00269 family protein; its protein translation is MRCRRCGGKAVLKMPRHNTSVCAACLNDYVLEQVRRAIHDQKMFERADRILVAVSGGKDSLTLWDILIRLGYDTAGLHIQQGIGDYSEASHRKTADFARSRSVELIVHSLKEEEGAGVLELADLTDRSPCSACGVMKRYNFNRIARDRGFDVLATGHNLDDEASRLLGNLLRWQEDYLAKQSPALPSTHEKLVKKVKPLYRLAEREITAYAVVNKIDYVIEECPMSVGSKMLVNKEVLNRLEADAPGTKQAFYFGFLERRRGEDLFREDEKIQSCTRCGQPTTGAICSYCRILEKVKAAT
- a CDS encoding MoaD/ThiS family protein → MRILLQHPKRETEIKGPKTVGQLLKRLDLLPEAVLVLRGDELVTEDEALREDDMIEIRPVISGG
- a CDS encoding phosphotransferase, with amino-acid sequence MLDRETVLAILKTKLDIAPANVAIRALPGDASNRSYYRLHYTNRDGPATLILMELAEPEAFKKSEEAVSASTVRVDEIPYVNILRHLARSDVAVPKLHYYDPKAGLLFLEDLGDQTLEKELKARTAEEIRRYYRLAIDELLKIQGPATHDRNTNCIAFGRAFDMPLFMWEFDHFLEYGIEARTGASINPGDRETIRGEFLKISETLAREPRVLTHRDYHSRNLMVHGERIWLLDFQDALMGPCVYDLASLLRDSYAVLPEPVVDDLINYFLDRRSEWNNKGLQRPERAPFRKLFDLMSLQRNLKAAGRFVYIDIVKKRPHLLPYIPQTLGYVWRNLNRYEELKKLRDVLQPYVAEFQ
- a CDS encoding nucleotidyltransferase family protein, with amino-acid sequence MKAMILAAGLGTRLRPLTDNLPKPLLPLEDRPLIEYTLRLLRKYGLREVVINLHYQGEKIVQALGDGSRWGMKIRYSEEPQILGTGGGIKKMARFFSDEPFLVINSDILVEIRLDRLVEFHQRQNGTATLVLREDPEVDSWGAVGIDPQRRIRQFLGRPDWTGKALAKRMFAGIHVMDPRVLSYIPDQGFSTIIDAYLEMLQKGERLLGHEFGDYWMDIGTPERYRKAQEDLKGKRVRLSYMQGG
- a CDS encoding diguanylate cyclase, whose translation is MSKARILLIEDNPLQAKQTQAVVEAGGHEVILAENGGTGFRLAKTQPIDLVLLDVVLPDFSGAQICQWLKRDESTRSVPVIMLTSKGSVEDKVAGLQIGADDYVPKPFSDKELLARIQVCLRTKMREDELRGANDQLENQLLDVRQRAITDAGTGLYNRRHFFELLDREFSRAKRFNEPFSCLMMDIDHFKEINDSFGHPIGDKVLVEIAGILKQSVRLIEVAARYGGEEFVLLLPKTRPNEAIKPATRILESVSSLRFPGFPPDRIITISIGISGLPDSLIASKEDLIRSADFALYKAKRAGRNRIELSDGGELTKGKV
- a CDS encoding DUF302 domain-containing protein — its product is MKTEHQYGYSKTVNVPYEEALVKIAEELKKEGFGVLTEIDVKETLKKKLGVDFKKYKILGACNPNLAYRALSQETELGLFLPCNVIVYENEIGKTVVSAINPIVALSRIDNPLLEPIAQEVSVRLQKVVAAL
- a CDS encoding gamma carbonic anhydrase family protein — encoded protein: MPSPSSPSRNKIDPSVFIAETATVVGDVSIGKSSSVWFSAVVRGDIAPIRVGEETNIQDGAVLHVGHGFPCVIGSRVTIGHGAMVHGATVKDGAMIGIGAVVLNGAVIGENALIGAGAVVTENTVIPPGFLVTGIPGRPIQPIRPEQRDYILKAASNYVRYAQDYKRAVQGRARPAKRKPSFNQRRKS
- a CDS encoding TIGR04283 family arsenosugar biosynthesis glycosyltransferase; protein product: MVPRISVIIPTLNEATVIEKTMAALSKRDGLERIVVDGHSSDDTRALAGPYADKVLLTEAGRGRQMNAGARAAAGEVFVFLHADSCLSDDAFRELIRALEDPDVLWGAFRLGIDSPRRILRLVAAAANWRTRLTGIPYGDQGIFVRRSVFEQSGGYPEIPIMEDLEFARRLKSLGKVKLLSRPIVTSSRRWDKEGAGYTTLRNQIYVVLYYLGVSPARLARCYRTVR
- a CDS encoding YHS domain-containing protein, giving the protein MEKDPVCGMMIDEKKAAGNSVYKGTTYYFCAKSCKEKFDKNPEHYLALK
- a CDS encoding DUF1015 domain-containing protein; translation: MAVLLPFQGLRFNANKVKDLRKAVCPPYDVIDGPAQDRYYHAHEYNIIRVELGKENPDDSPTNNRYTRAAAYLKDWVKQGVLERDSEPSLYLYKLDYLLPTQEKKTLKGFFSLVQLEEIGKGKIFPHEFTFPKAKQDRLRLMRACQANTSPIFMLYSDPGGDRIAGLERSVDEAHPLINIVGEEEIRHRLWKISTPSVVDTLCDSMKDHPLFIADGHHRYETALTFMGEMRAKDPSPGPKPYEAVFIFCSNMDDAGISLLPIHRVILNPLPCDLKTLKHRLAQSFDVTHMDFNNTTESRVRKKLFEEMSKAGQSATVFGLYAGSEPSFHLLKLKPEFAPKTSKALEGLDVSIFQKNILEGALGITDPAAKKEGQVQFVKDEEKAIKAVQSRSAGLAFFLNPTKIRQVRDVVLVGDRMPQKSTYFYPKPLTGLVLNKF
- the amrA gene encoding AmmeMemoRadiSam system protein A, whose protein sequence is MQAPKPHPLVELAQEAIHEYLSRRIVMPPPVSLAGAFSRPAGTFVCLKKNGQLRGCVGTYEPARATVAEEVVHNAIASATRDPRFSPVILPELKEIDCSVDILSIPVPTAAQDLDPRRLGILVVQGPRRGLLLPDLDGIQTAEQQIREAKQKAGIMTDEAVELYSFTVQRFR
- a CDS encoding polyprenyl synthetase family protein, translating into MLPSKKTSSFPTIQDIWERYRPDLLKVEAQIQKNLSSEVPLINQVAQYILNSGGKRIRPLLMILSSKLCPSPGEDHILLAAVVEFIHTATLLHDDVIDEGNLRRGKKTVRTLWGNHASILVGDYLYATAVANGLSLNNQEVNLNLQRACSQMIEGEMVQHAYNSDLAITESDYLRIIQHKTASLIAVSCHLGGVVSGGSPEQKEALYQFGQNLGMAFQVADDTLDYIAQTQRLGKTLGADLREGKVTLPLIHLLRNCSDEEKDRVTHTFGVNESSDKQFDEILDLMHRHGSIEYAFSVARGYIQKSAGILESFGPSVHKAAMEVVADYVVSRDH